From the Trifolium pratense cultivar HEN17-A07 linkage group LG4, ARS_RC_1.1, whole genome shotgun sequence genome, the window CTACTACTATGACCTAAATTATATCTTgcttaatttcttaattttcatGGTTTTTAACAATTAAGGAAGAAAACCTTGATCACTATATTGCaccttttaattttctttctaaAGATAAACCTCATTTCTTAAAAATtgatcttattattattattttcttttttcaagaTAAGGTCATAAGAAGCATGAAAACATTATGTGAtcttggttttttatttttgttttttttttccttcatattaACCATCTGATTCTCAAAGAAAGAAGTctgataattcagagttcggccgcAAATTCTTTTATTATAGTATGCATGTAAGAAGTAATGAAATGAGAAATAATTAATGATCTATAATTAAcacataatataattttttttataagcaaaattaaaattatttattggtGCACAGGGTAAAATATGTTAACCGTTATGACAAAAATCGTCCGAATAGTCCGAACTCAGCATCATAGCAAGATGATTATTTTGCCTTTGTATGAAGAGATGAATCTAACAcataaatacataaatattgATTTGACTTGATATAACATATGATGCAGGTGAGTGTTCCATGCAGTAGCTTGTTTGACATAGTGACCGTTCGATGTGGTCACTGCACAAATCTATGGTCTGTGAACATGGCCGCCGCGTTTCAGTCACTGTCATGGCAAGATGTTCAGGTGAAAATCATCTTCTACAGTAATTAACACACATTAATAACTAactcaaaagtaaaaaaacagttgtcaaataattaaatactaaatagACCTATATCACTAGGCTTCTTTGATTTCTGGATCCTATCTATCCTATCCTAGGCCCTAGCTAGGGTTTatggaaatttattttattcttttttgagTAAATCGAAACATCTTTGGTTTGGCTTTTGGGAGCTAGAAGCTAGGTTTATGCAGAATCGATTTATTTCAAAAGCATGTTTGGGAGTAGAATTTTTTTAACCTGATGAGCCCTAGGTGGGTAGCTAAACTTGCAACTGCAAGCCGCCATAAACATAAACCTATCTATGCTATGCCCTTTTCTTTTACCACTTTTTCATAGACTCGTCAGAAACTGTCTTAACTCAATATACTCAAAATGTTTTTCAAGAAATACTTTTGGGTATTACCTTCAAGAttgattgatttgatttgatgtgTAGCAAAGTTTACATGTTGgtttaatgatttcttttcaGAAACAACCCCTACCTTGTGTTGTGTGTGTAGTGTGATGTGAGagattattttataattaattttttaaaaaagtggtGGAGTATTTTTGTTTGGTGTAGATCCCTAAAATCTAAGACCTTCAATTGATTTCAACTGGTTTTGTGTACtttgattcattcattcagATTATTATTGTTAGTTGTTGTATTCTTGTCATACAATGCTCAGTGATTTTAAAGCTGCTGCTTTaattttgctttctttttctctctcaacATAGcattgatgaagaagaagaagaaataaagaGCACTAGCTCTCATCTAGTATTTCCACTTATCAAGAAATAAATTACTGccttttttttggtcaggtttATTACTGTTTTTTACTtctgttaaaaataaaatgtttaatgtattggtttttattttttatataataatatacccactcaatttcaaattataagttgttttggagaaaaaaaaattccaaattatAAACTGTTTTacaatattagtttttttttgtaaggacaatattagttattttttctaataaatCTTTAACTACTATTTATTAAtctcttttcttttaattttttaatttatttcaataccATTAATAAAGGATAATATGTAACTCATTATTGCTTTTTCctatacaaaattaattatctACCTTAATTTGTCTGaaataaaaccaaaacaacttataatGGAGTACATCTATTTTATTAATTcatatcttttataaataaaagacttgaaaaattattattattattattattattattattattataagggaaaaattaACATATGCGTTAAGACACTTATTAGTgtattattgataaaaaatttacattagaaattattattattattaaacgaaatgacaaaatcatcaaaaactcacacacacaaagtgaagGAATCGAGGTTCAAACTCCCATCGTGCCGTCCGACACTAGTATTTTCGATAGCTAAAATTTATGTAGAAGTGAAAAATTATCTACTCCTTTACACTAGTCTAGTCTATGTAATAAAAAATGTAGTCtatgtaaagaaaaaaagaaaattgatgattTGAATATGCAGGCACCTAGTCAGCAGGGCATGAATATTAATCCAGAGTATAGGATTAGAACTGCAGCTGGATCAGGTTCCAAATACAGCAACGATAGGATTGCAATGCGCACTACTACTGCACCACCACCAACCACTCAAGAAAGGGTTGTTAACCGCCGtgagtagtagtagtattttaCTATACACTCCCTATATTATTCATTAATGGAACCTAGCTATAGCCTATTCATGATCTGATGAATGagttgttattttctttttccagCTCCCGAGAAGAGGCAGCGAGTACCTTCTGCTTATAACCAGTTCATAAAGTAAACAATATTTTAGTACTTCATATATAATTCAATTACCATTGCCAACTTCAAATTAAAccattttttgttatatatatgcAGGGAAGAAATTCAGAGGATTAAGGCTAATAATCCTGATATTAGTCACAGAGAAGCTTTTAGTACTGCTGCCAAGAACGTAcgtaattaatattaaaattattaattaatttaattaattactttaggaaatatatattaatatatgtaattttttttgaatggcaaatatatttaattatttataataacttgaaattattttaatttttttagtgggCACATTTTCCTCATATTCATTTTGGACTCATGTTGGAGACCAACAATCAAGCTAAGATAGAGAATGTAAGTATCTCaataaaccaattttttttcccatctttctatttttagtaaattttaataaaacattatatttattcacttttttttatattaaaaatggtAATGGTCCATCTTTGGACAATTTTTTAAAGGTCCATATTAATATTGACCTTAATTCACCAATATGGttaagatttatttatttattttgattttacacatgttattttatatttgtatgaACCTTCATCTAATGAGATGTTATTTGAATTGATTAGGTATCTGAGAAGCGTTTGATGTCAAGGGCTGCACTAATGAACAAATAAAGAAAGCAATATTCATAATGTGTTAGGGACGATTTCATCAATTTCAATTAAGTGTGTCATGTAAAGATTGTCCTGGCTTTTCATGAGTTTTAAGGACAATTgactattttaattttctttgttttttttttcccctttctTTTCTCTATATGTTATAGCAGTTTGTCACTGCTTACTACTTGTTTAATGAATGTTTTTACTTAATATGAATGAAGCAAGAATGCTACTTTCCCTTGTCATCATAATCTACcaatctatctatatatagtGGTGTTAAAGAAATTACATAAATTTTTGTAGCAAAAATAAGAATAGACATTGAGTTAATGTTTTGttatataagaagaaaaaaacccTTAAAATAGTAGTGACTAATTGGCAAAtatgtttttgtcaaaaaatatggCAAATATTATATTCAATGGACCAACAATAATGTCATTCCACCAACAATGTCCAAGTGGTAAATTAGAGATTTTGAATTCTTAAGCAAAACAACTGGACGTTCAATCTCGTACTTCTGTGTGTGTAGAAGATTCGTAACAATCCATCACATATGCCTAATAGATTCTCTAATGGTGATTCGCCACCCATAAAGATATTGAAAACTTTGTACTTATAacattgtaacaaaaataaacattaatGTCAATCGTTGTAAAAGCATGAGGTTGAGTTGTGTTGTCCCCTTCCCAGTAGGATCAagatttcattatttttctacTTTTATATATAGTGTAGAGGATAAATAAGTTATAGAATCAAATAATTCAGTCATGAGTGGATTGGTTTGTTAGGGCCTTGGAGAGGAAGGTGGGAAATGGAGCATCTCTTTGATTCTAGTATATGATATGATGTCTAGTTAATTAGGGGTTTAGGCTAGGGCCTTTCCCAAATGTGGGAGACATTACTTAATGATAACTTGATTTGTGAATGGGAAGTGTTATGCTCCCTTTAAGTTATATGTTTTCTCTTAATGATAACTTGCCTAATGCCTACCTTTACTATGTTTTGTAgcactaagttttttttttttttgatagaaaaGAGGGCTAAAGCCCAGCAAACACAAAAACTAAATAACAATTAATCTAGGGGTGGTAATCCCTAATTGATCAGCTAACAATATAGTCCTAATCTCCACTGGACAAGCCtcgtaaaaaattatttcatgattAAAATTACATCCAATATTTGCTAATGCATCCGCACATTTGTTAGCTTCCCGATACACATGTGTAATTTTTACATTTCAATCCAtccgctttttttttttgtagcacTAAGTTATCCTAGGCATCGTGTGACCATAGAAATTGGGTGCATTTGTTCTAACATATGATACACATCAGATACTACTAGTGTGGATAAGATTAAGAAACGAAAGTGCACAATGCAGAAATCATGGAAATTAGATATGAAGACCAAGGCATGATGAGAGAGAGAAACTAATTAGTCAAATGAAAAAGAATCATTTAACAATTGGTCTTCGTACTAACAAACATTATCCATACACTCTTTaggttaaaaaaagaaagaaaaggaaaactaAAGAATTATTACCATATGATTCGATACTCCGCAATTGCGATCAGAAGGGAATTGAAActatttgatgtcagaactgacccctaaatcatattaaattaatggtgaaaaaaaaaacagaattattaccataaatttataaaaataaccaTCAAATATTCGATGGATTTGATACCCCAAATGGTTTGAACTAAAAGTTAATAAATGAGACTATGAGAGTTTCAATTTTAGTGATGGAGAACAatactaaattaaataattaattagtaattttGGGTGTTTAAACAAATAACATCATAAGCATAATATGGATTTTAATCCCACCACCTATTCTTATGAAGAATAGGACGCTTGAAGACTTACATTCGATCTATCAATTGCTCAACACTAATTGTTGGATCATTAATTTAACATTGATCTTAATtatatgtgaataattatgtATAGTAAAATAGTCATTTAAATTAATCCCAATTAAACGTGATCTAATATTGTTTGACTAATATAGATTAATAAGATTATCGAGTATCTAATAGAGTGAGTCTTTAAGGTTTATTATGTAGTACAAAGGGGAGTCAAAACAGgactttttttacttttcaaaataaaatttctataagATTTGGTCTTGTATAAGGAAACTCCAACTTATAAATTGACGAAGGCCTTTTCAAAAAGAAATTCATGGACCACAATTTTGCCATCATGGATTCCCTCTCAATCAATCTACAGGAATCTCCATGAAAGCACTAATTTGAAGATGTTCAACTCACTTTCAATTTCAGTGTgagatgaattatttgatttttttaaaatttcaactagCTAGGCCAAAGACAATTCAAGAGAGACCTCTTAGCTTGAAAAATAAAAgcatgtaaaattattttaaatatatacatgtagTTCTACAGGGCCCATTGCCCttaaatatatacatgtagTTCTTTGAGATGCACTACTATATAAGAGAAGATGAtcaatgataattattttaatgtgggacttcaaacgtAAATTTGATGTGTCTTTAAgtgctaaatttttttttaaggtccaaatataattaaatatagtgaattttaaacaataatataacatttaaaataatttattgaaatccGTGTATATTTGACGATTTTGAGTAAATTAagttatgtttggatacat encodes:
- the LOC123921721 gene encoding axial regulator YABBY 5 — encoded protein: MSNCSIDVAPAEQLCYIPCNFCNIVLAVSVPCSSLFDIVTVRCGHCTNLWSVNMAAAFQSLSWQDVQAPSQQGMNINPEYRIRTAAGSGSKYSNDRIAMRTTTAPPPTTQERVVNRPPEKRQRVPSAYNQFIKEEIQRIKANNPDISHREAFSTAAKNWAHFPHIHFGLMLETNNQAKIENVSEKRLMSRAALMNK